A genomic segment from Gossypium hirsutum isolate 1008001.06 chromosome D04, Gossypium_hirsutum_v2.1, whole genome shotgun sequence encodes:
- the LOC107926033 gene encoding titin homolog isoform X1, with protein MATEAEIIPEPISVVKAEEEISKPILDLKKSEGGVAAPAGTDECLDKATNQELASNNGVEALNAVSQGNPEISKGESFSMSPEVSEICEMPDHNTIDDTPLKADKIPENDGKMSKSEATADHDSSSEEKCGSIVEETSQNADVESNKQEANLELKKQALSDNHDLIIESSNEANEIVSKDDHSDIVQEKLEEKSIEETKDTEPEKLPAIVGKEESAEATDLIETSAREKDQIISDSIGDTLTSKVAETSEIKDNDTTLEISEIAKKENENPHEEATCMHEPAAEVETKLEEVSKEPEMEEHPIADISSSSTGDEIMKESTEENESIPLKLTENASPSLEIQDSKKDTEERTLVEGSIDTADPESAPAAAESEETKLKEAPISDISSSMISDETVKESTKEDESTPLKVTEKASSSSELEELNKDAEEKTLVEESIDAADRESALAAVEPEETKLKEAEADAEEKKQETENVVATEENSLATTEHESVHVDGADNEVEQDKSSLSCEKDKEISREEDGMQDKVPYEHSETPVPQATDEILMEKADDPTLDVPTIESKETGPEHLAEESYVHTEQETGECISVAKTSQDEQLSDLGLEKEKIEDGKPSDEAVDSGDTSGMYKDVEKAIQEEGNLAESLAETEVPKGAQDQIPEVINMNDNEGQSKKPIPELSKSQADETITEVQNQESEKQINEEPADKPEVEQNAYEVTKAVILSEEVEDYSSVSKECLKEGESKEQVEAKNLEFEDHSIKDQEASVIVESEDRRQDQESGDPVSTGTKDAESEEKIKDIVDESKHDCQDKSHEILTEVGVETSLDNTKVNEELVNLSSVKTSLETCESDANQETKEVENPQHELEKTESALEPEVNEVEQAKAVPETSSECLSQSLQTSTTTLASEQEIETTQLSEKIEEQIQEVAEIVKHESSEDSSETKTIEEVSLQKEEETDPKVVSVEETIVDQGLQNEEPKDQIQTTSLTLPSKDELSDAKQMAEICLEKEEVDELGDGKKAETGAACAIQVEEPKDQILASALPEAVAGQETTVAQASITEAPTKLETKEDDKIMETEVKEDEIPEKIQEQATEVEGASNVEVETSEKAFDNELIKEELVKAIDEENQCDKTNEIIVNEVSKEEVQGVAETSYLTSEPELPVKDGLGEDELKGKLIEDKALETTQTEEHVVEAQKMSENEIAEKQIVCEDKTVGNPAQASVAKIETATVVQEESSLELPKSDPEGTKGSDNQISRELEPIENTEITSSPVKEYVPIDLQDKVAESSEKAEVEDVKEVYLKEAEVGHGGDKITDESSEEITKKSTSVEDSTEIKELKDEHAGDKTNETSETPILENQNEKLTVETLKDDGSNNKFKKEIVEEDRTVKDQEQAPVAVKEAITVPGEAIEKPEARDLQPEKAGVDNGEEKTDNSGVEIKLEPASTGTGNLSLSDLLQQSTEKKVEVAERVIEERELTVSKEAAPVEAAGTIQAKDLKTDEVPEGEEQNKTDSGSDAPVMVEAPREAETKPPKKSQNILSGVGSKVKNSISKVKKAITGKSSHPKEPKAISPK; from the exons ATGGCAACTGAAGCAGAAATCATTCCAGAACCCATTTCTGTAGTg AAAGCAGAAGAGGAGATTAGCAAACCTATTTTGGATTTGAAGAAATCCGAAGGTGGAGTCGCCGCACCTGCCGGAACGGATGAATGTTTGGACAAAGCAACCAACCAAGAATTAGCCAGTAATAATGGGGTTGAAGCCTTGAATGCTGTCTCTCAAGGGAATCCAGAAATATCCAAGGGTGAAAGTTTTTCAATGTCACCTGAGGTTTCTGAGATCTGTGAAATGCCAGATCATAACACGATTGATGACACTCCATTGAAAGCTGATAAGATACCGGAGAATGATGGAAAGATGTCGAAGAGTGAGGCAACTGCAGACCATGATTCTTCTTCGGAAGAGAAATGTGGGAGTATTGTAGAAGAAACAAGCCAAAATGCTGATGTTGAGTCCAATAAACAAGAGGCTAACTTAGAACTCAAGAAACAAGCTTTGAGTGATAACCATGATCTGATAATTGAAAGCTCGAATGAGGCTAATGAAATAGTTAGCAAGGACGATCACTCAGATATTGTTCAAGAGAAACTTGAAGAGAAAAGCATTGAAGAAACAAAAGACACCGAACCAGAGAAGCTGCCTGCCATAGTGGGAAAGGAAGAGAGTGCTGAGGCAACTGATCTGATTGAAACATCAGCAAGAGAAAAGGACCAAATCATTTCTGATAGCATCGGAGACACCTTAACCTCGAAAGTAGCTGAAACCTCAGAGATCAAGGACAATGATACAACCTTGGAAATCAGTGAGATCGCCAAGAAAGAGAATGAGAATCCACACGAGGAGGCCACTTGCATGCATGAACCTGCAGCGGAAGTGGAAACAAAGCTTGAAGAG GTGAGTAAAGAACCAGAAATGGAGGAACATCCTATAGCTGACATCTCGAGTTCATCGACTGGCGATGAAATCATGAAAGAAAGCACAGAGGAAAATGAAAGCATCCCATTGAAGTTAACAGAAAAT GCAAGTCCTTCATTAGAAATTCAAGACTCAAAAAAGGATACTGAAGAGAGAACCTTAGTAGAAGGAAGTATCGATACTGCTGACCCGGAATCGGCACCGGCTGCAGCAGAATCAGAAGAGACAAAGCTAAAGGAAGCTCCTATATCTGACATCTCGAGCTCAATGATTAGTGATGAAACTGTGAAGGAAAGCACAAAGGAAGATGAAAGCACCCCATTGAAGGTAACAGAAAAG GCAAGCTCTTCATCTGAGCTTGAGGAATTGAACAAGGATGCTGAAGAGAAAACCTTAGTAGAAGAAAGTATCGATGCTGCTGACAGGGAATCTGCACTGGCTGCAGTGGAACCAGAAGAGACAAAGCTAAAGGAAGCTGAAGCAGATGCAGAAGAGAAAAAGCAGGAAACAGAAAATGTTGTTGCCACTGAAGAAAACAGCCTAGCAACAACCGAACATGAAAGTGTCCACGTAGATGGTGCAGACAATGAGGTGGAACAGGACAAGTCCTCCCTATCATGCGAGAAGGACAAGGAGATATCCAGGGAAGAAGATGGAATGCAGGATAAAGTTCCATATGAGCACTCTGAAACTCCTGTGCCACAAGCAACAGATGAGATATTAATGGAAAAGGCAGATGATCCAACATTAGATGTTCCAACAATAGAGTCCAAAGAGACTGGGCCGGAGCACTTGGCCGAGGAATCATATGTGCATACAGAACAGGAGACTGGAGAATGCATCTCTGTAGCAAAAACATCGCAAGATGAACAATTATCAGATTTAGGATTGGAAAAAGAGAAGATCGAAGATGGAAAGCCGTCAGATGAAGCCGTGGATTCAGGAGACACCTCAGGCATGTACAAAGATGTCGAAAAGGCCATCCAAGAAGAAGGTAATTTAGCTGAGAGCTTGGCAGAAACTGAAGTGCCAAAAGGAGCTCAGGATCAGATTCCCGAGGTCATAAACATGAATGATAATGAAGGACAAAGTAAGAAACCAATCCCCGAACTGAGCAAGAGCCAAGCCGATGAAACCATTACCGAGGTTCAGAACCAAGAAAGTGAAAAACAGATAAACGAGGAACCGGCAGACAAACCCGAGGTTGAACAAAATGCCTATGAGGTTACCAAGGCTGTCATCTTGTCTGAAGAG GTGGAAGACTACAGTTCCGTCTCAAAAGAATGTCTGAAGGAAGGAGAATCAAAGGAACAGGTAGAGGCGAAAAACTTGGAGTTTGAAGATCATTCAATCAAGGACCAAGAAGCATCCGTCATCGTAGAATCGGAAGATAGGAGACAGGATCAAGAGTCTGGAGACCCTGTAAGTACAGGCACCAAAGATGCAGAATCAGAAGAAAAAATTAAGGACATTGTTGATGAATCCAAGCATGATTGTCAAGACAAGAGTCACGAAATTTTGACAGAAGTCGGAGTTGAGACAAGCTTAGACAACACCAAGGTGAATGAGGAGCTTGTGAATTTGAGCTCAGTCAAGACGAGTCTAGAAACTTGTGAGAGTGATGCTAATCAAGAGACTAAAGAGGTCGAAAATCCACAACATGAACTGGAGAAAACAGAATCAGCCTTGGAACCAGAAGTGAATGAAGTTGAACAAGCCAAAGCTGTGCCTGAAACATCATCCGAATGCTTATCTCAAAGTCTTCAAACTTCTACCACGACATTGGCTTCCGAGCAAGAAATTGAAACCACACAATTGAGTGAGAAGATAGAAGAACAGATACAAGAGGTTGCTGAAATAGTTAAACATGAGAGTTCGGAGGATTCTTCGGAAACAAAAACAATAGAAGAGGTAAGCTTGCAAAAGGAAGAAGAGACAGATCCCAAGGTTGTTTCAGTAGAAGAAACCATAGTTGATCAGGGTCTTCAAAATGAGGAACCCAAAGATCAAATTCAGACAACATCTTTGACATTGCCTTCTAAGGATGAATTATCTGATGCAAAGCAAATGGCAGAGATATGCTTGGAAAAAGAAGAGGTTGATGAGCTTGGAGATGGTAAGAAAGCTGAAACTGGTGCTGCTTGTGCTATTCAAGTGGAGGAACCAAAGGATCAAATTCTAGCTTCAGCATTGCCTGAAGCTGTTGCGGGTCAAGAAACTACTGTTGCTCAAGCTTCAATAACTGAGGCACCAACTAAGCTTGAAACAAAGGAAGATGACAAAATAATGGAAACTGAAGTGAAAGAAGATGAGATTCCAGAGAAGATCCAAGAACAAGCAACAGAGGTTGAAGGAGCCTCAAATGTCGAAGTTGAGACAAGTGAAAAGGCTTTTGACAATGAATTAATCAAAGAGGAACTTGTCAAAGCAATAGATGAAGAAAATCAGTGTgacaaaacaaatgaaatcatAGTGAATGAAGTTTCAAAAGAAGAG GTCCAGGGTGTTGCTGAAACATCTTATCTGACTTCAGAACCGGAACTGCCGGTGAAAGATGGCCTAGGAGAAGACGAGCTAAAGGGTAAACTGATTGAAGACAAAGCATTGGAAACCACTCAAACTGAAGAG CACGTTGTGGAAGCTCAAAAGATGAGTGAAAATGAGATAGCTGAAAAGCAGATTGTTTGTGAGGATAAAACTGTTGGAAATCCTGCCCAAGCTTCAGTTGCAAAGATAGAAACCGcaacagtggtacaagag GAATCAAGTTTAGAATTACCAAAGTCAGATCCAGAAGGTACCAAGGGTTCAGATAATCAGATTTCCAGGGAATTAGAGCCGATTGAAAACACAGAGATAACAAGTTCACCTGTTAAAGAATATGTTCCAATAGATTTGCAGGACAAAGTTGCAGAATCCTCTGAGAAAGCTGAAGTTGAAGATGTCAAAGAGGTTTACCTAAAGGAAGCAGAAGTTGGCCATGGTGGAGACAAAATAACAGACGAATCCAGTGAAGAAATAACCAAGAAGTCTACATCGGTGGAGGATTCAACTGAG ATTAAGGAGCTAAAAGATGAACATGCGGGAGACAAGACAAATGAAACCTCAGAAACCCCAATATtagaaaatcaaaatgaaaag CTCACTGTGGAAACTCTAAAGGACGATGGTTCAAACAACAAATTTAAGAAAGAGATTGTTGAAGAAGATCGAACTGTGAAGGATCAAGAACAAGCGCCAGTTGCCGTGAAAGAAGCCATAACT GTTCCAGGGGAAGCAATTGAGAAGCCTGAAGCAAGAGATTTGCAACCTGAAAAAGCTGGGGTTGATAATGGAGAAGAGAAAACAGATAATTCAGGTGTTGAAATAAAACTGGAACCTGCATCCACAGGTACTGGTAATTTATCATTGTCCGATCTACTCCAACAATCTACAGAAAAGAAAGTGGAGGTGGCTGAACGTGTGATTGAAGAGAGGGAACTTACAGTAAGCAAGGAAGCAGCACCGGTGGAAGCTGCAGGAACTATTCAAGCCAAAGATTTAAAAACTGATGAAGTACCTGAAGGAGAGGAACAGAATAAGACCGACTCTGGCTCGGATGCTCCAGTGATGGTGGAAGCACCGAGAGAAGCTGAAACTAAACCACCCAAGAAATCTCAAAACATACTATCAGGTGTTGGGTCCAAAGTCAAGAACTCAATTTCCAAGGTGAAGAAAGCAATTACTGGTAAATCTTCTCATCCAAAAGAACCAAAAGCAATATCACCAAAGTGA
- the LOC107926033 gene encoding titin homolog isoform X2 has translation MATEAEIIPEPISVVKAEEEISKPILDLKKSEGGVAAPAGTDECLDKATNQELASNNGVEALNAVSQGNPEISKGESFSMSPEVSEICEMPDHNTIDDTPLKADKIPENDGKMSKSEATADHDSSSEEKCGSIVEETSQNADVESNKQEANLELKKQALSDNHDLIIESSNEANEIVSKDDHSDIVQEKLEEKSIEETKDTEPEKLPAIVGKEESAEATDLIETSAREKDQIISDSIGDTLTSKVAETSEIKDNDTTLEISEIAKKENENPHEEATCMHEPAAEVETKLEEVSKEPEMEEHPIADISSSSTGDEIMKESTEENESIPLKLTENASPSLEIQDSKKDTEERTLVEGSIDTADPESAPAAAESEETKLKEAPISDISSSMISDETVKESTKEDESTPLKASSSSELEELNKDAEEKTLVEESIDAADRESALAAVEPEETKLKEAEADAEEKKQETENVVATEENSLATTEHESVHVDGADNEVEQDKSSLSCEKDKEISREEDGMQDKVPYEHSETPVPQATDEILMEKADDPTLDVPTIESKETGPEHLAEESYVHTEQETGECISVAKTSQDEQLSDLGLEKEKIEDGKPSDEAVDSGDTSGMYKDVEKAIQEEGNLAESLAETEVPKGAQDQIPEVINMNDNEGQSKKPIPELSKSQADETITEVQNQESEKQINEEPADKPEVEQNAYEVTKAVILSEEVEDYSSVSKECLKEGESKEQVEAKNLEFEDHSIKDQEASVIVESEDRRQDQESGDPVSTGTKDAESEEKIKDIVDESKHDCQDKSHEILTEVGVETSLDNTKVNEELVNLSSVKTSLETCESDANQETKEVENPQHELEKTESALEPEVNEVEQAKAVPETSSECLSQSLQTSTTTLASEQEIETTQLSEKIEEQIQEVAEIVKHESSEDSSETKTIEEVSLQKEEETDPKVVSVEETIVDQGLQNEEPKDQIQTTSLTLPSKDELSDAKQMAEICLEKEEVDELGDGKKAETGAACAIQVEEPKDQILASALPEAVAGQETTVAQASITEAPTKLETKEDDKIMETEVKEDEIPEKIQEQATEVEGASNVEVETSEKAFDNELIKEELVKAIDEENQCDKTNEIIVNEVSKEEVQGVAETSYLTSEPELPVKDGLGEDELKGKLIEDKALETTQTEEHVVEAQKMSENEIAEKQIVCEDKTVGNPAQASVAKIETATVVQEESSLELPKSDPEGTKGSDNQISRELEPIENTEITSSPVKEYVPIDLQDKVAESSEKAEVEDVKEVYLKEAEVGHGGDKITDESSEEITKKSTSVEDSTEIKELKDEHAGDKTNETSETPILENQNEKLTVETLKDDGSNNKFKKEIVEEDRTVKDQEQAPVAVKEAITVPGEAIEKPEARDLQPEKAGVDNGEEKTDNSGVEIKLEPASTGTGNLSLSDLLQQSTEKKVEVAERVIEERELTVSKEAAPVEAAGTIQAKDLKTDEVPEGEEQNKTDSGSDAPVMVEAPREAETKPPKKSQNILSGVGSKVKNSISKVKKAITGKSSHPKEPKAISPK, from the exons ATGGCAACTGAAGCAGAAATCATTCCAGAACCCATTTCTGTAGTg AAAGCAGAAGAGGAGATTAGCAAACCTATTTTGGATTTGAAGAAATCCGAAGGTGGAGTCGCCGCACCTGCCGGAACGGATGAATGTTTGGACAAAGCAACCAACCAAGAATTAGCCAGTAATAATGGGGTTGAAGCCTTGAATGCTGTCTCTCAAGGGAATCCAGAAATATCCAAGGGTGAAAGTTTTTCAATGTCACCTGAGGTTTCTGAGATCTGTGAAATGCCAGATCATAACACGATTGATGACACTCCATTGAAAGCTGATAAGATACCGGAGAATGATGGAAAGATGTCGAAGAGTGAGGCAACTGCAGACCATGATTCTTCTTCGGAAGAGAAATGTGGGAGTATTGTAGAAGAAACAAGCCAAAATGCTGATGTTGAGTCCAATAAACAAGAGGCTAACTTAGAACTCAAGAAACAAGCTTTGAGTGATAACCATGATCTGATAATTGAAAGCTCGAATGAGGCTAATGAAATAGTTAGCAAGGACGATCACTCAGATATTGTTCAAGAGAAACTTGAAGAGAAAAGCATTGAAGAAACAAAAGACACCGAACCAGAGAAGCTGCCTGCCATAGTGGGAAAGGAAGAGAGTGCTGAGGCAACTGATCTGATTGAAACATCAGCAAGAGAAAAGGACCAAATCATTTCTGATAGCATCGGAGACACCTTAACCTCGAAAGTAGCTGAAACCTCAGAGATCAAGGACAATGATACAACCTTGGAAATCAGTGAGATCGCCAAGAAAGAGAATGAGAATCCACACGAGGAGGCCACTTGCATGCATGAACCTGCAGCGGAAGTGGAAACAAAGCTTGAAGAG GTGAGTAAAGAACCAGAAATGGAGGAACATCCTATAGCTGACATCTCGAGTTCATCGACTGGCGATGAAATCATGAAAGAAAGCACAGAGGAAAATGAAAGCATCCCATTGAAGTTAACAGAAAAT GCAAGTCCTTCATTAGAAATTCAAGACTCAAAAAAGGATACTGAAGAGAGAACCTTAGTAGAAGGAAGTATCGATACTGCTGACCCGGAATCGGCACCGGCTGCAGCAGAATCAGAAGAGACAAAGCTAAAGGAAGCTCCTATATCTGACATCTCGAGCTCAATGATTAGTGATGAAACTGTGAAGGAAAGCACAAAGGAAGATGAAAGCACCCCATTGAAG GCAAGCTCTTCATCTGAGCTTGAGGAATTGAACAAGGATGCTGAAGAGAAAACCTTAGTAGAAGAAAGTATCGATGCTGCTGACAGGGAATCTGCACTGGCTGCAGTGGAACCAGAAGAGACAAAGCTAAAGGAAGCTGAAGCAGATGCAGAAGAGAAAAAGCAGGAAACAGAAAATGTTGTTGCCACTGAAGAAAACAGCCTAGCAACAACCGAACATGAAAGTGTCCACGTAGATGGTGCAGACAATGAGGTGGAACAGGACAAGTCCTCCCTATCATGCGAGAAGGACAAGGAGATATCCAGGGAAGAAGATGGAATGCAGGATAAAGTTCCATATGAGCACTCTGAAACTCCTGTGCCACAAGCAACAGATGAGATATTAATGGAAAAGGCAGATGATCCAACATTAGATGTTCCAACAATAGAGTCCAAAGAGACTGGGCCGGAGCACTTGGCCGAGGAATCATATGTGCATACAGAACAGGAGACTGGAGAATGCATCTCTGTAGCAAAAACATCGCAAGATGAACAATTATCAGATTTAGGATTGGAAAAAGAGAAGATCGAAGATGGAAAGCCGTCAGATGAAGCCGTGGATTCAGGAGACACCTCAGGCATGTACAAAGATGTCGAAAAGGCCATCCAAGAAGAAGGTAATTTAGCTGAGAGCTTGGCAGAAACTGAAGTGCCAAAAGGAGCTCAGGATCAGATTCCCGAGGTCATAAACATGAATGATAATGAAGGACAAAGTAAGAAACCAATCCCCGAACTGAGCAAGAGCCAAGCCGATGAAACCATTACCGAGGTTCAGAACCAAGAAAGTGAAAAACAGATAAACGAGGAACCGGCAGACAAACCCGAGGTTGAACAAAATGCCTATGAGGTTACCAAGGCTGTCATCTTGTCTGAAGAG GTGGAAGACTACAGTTCCGTCTCAAAAGAATGTCTGAAGGAAGGAGAATCAAAGGAACAGGTAGAGGCGAAAAACTTGGAGTTTGAAGATCATTCAATCAAGGACCAAGAAGCATCCGTCATCGTAGAATCGGAAGATAGGAGACAGGATCAAGAGTCTGGAGACCCTGTAAGTACAGGCACCAAAGATGCAGAATCAGAAGAAAAAATTAAGGACATTGTTGATGAATCCAAGCATGATTGTCAAGACAAGAGTCACGAAATTTTGACAGAAGTCGGAGTTGAGACAAGCTTAGACAACACCAAGGTGAATGAGGAGCTTGTGAATTTGAGCTCAGTCAAGACGAGTCTAGAAACTTGTGAGAGTGATGCTAATCAAGAGACTAAAGAGGTCGAAAATCCACAACATGAACTGGAGAAAACAGAATCAGCCTTGGAACCAGAAGTGAATGAAGTTGAACAAGCCAAAGCTGTGCCTGAAACATCATCCGAATGCTTATCTCAAAGTCTTCAAACTTCTACCACGACATTGGCTTCCGAGCAAGAAATTGAAACCACACAATTGAGTGAGAAGATAGAAGAACAGATACAAGAGGTTGCTGAAATAGTTAAACATGAGAGTTCGGAGGATTCTTCGGAAACAAAAACAATAGAAGAGGTAAGCTTGCAAAAGGAAGAAGAGACAGATCCCAAGGTTGTTTCAGTAGAAGAAACCATAGTTGATCAGGGTCTTCAAAATGAGGAACCCAAAGATCAAATTCAGACAACATCTTTGACATTGCCTTCTAAGGATGAATTATCTGATGCAAAGCAAATGGCAGAGATATGCTTGGAAAAAGAAGAGGTTGATGAGCTTGGAGATGGTAAGAAAGCTGAAACTGGTGCTGCTTGTGCTATTCAAGTGGAGGAACCAAAGGATCAAATTCTAGCTTCAGCATTGCCTGAAGCTGTTGCGGGTCAAGAAACTACTGTTGCTCAAGCTTCAATAACTGAGGCACCAACTAAGCTTGAAACAAAGGAAGATGACAAAATAATGGAAACTGAAGTGAAAGAAGATGAGATTCCAGAGAAGATCCAAGAACAAGCAACAGAGGTTGAAGGAGCCTCAAATGTCGAAGTTGAGACAAGTGAAAAGGCTTTTGACAATGAATTAATCAAAGAGGAACTTGTCAAAGCAATAGATGAAGAAAATCAGTGTgacaaaacaaatgaaatcatAGTGAATGAAGTTTCAAAAGAAGAG GTCCAGGGTGTTGCTGAAACATCTTATCTGACTTCAGAACCGGAACTGCCGGTGAAAGATGGCCTAGGAGAAGACGAGCTAAAGGGTAAACTGATTGAAGACAAAGCATTGGAAACCACTCAAACTGAAGAG CACGTTGTGGAAGCTCAAAAGATGAGTGAAAATGAGATAGCTGAAAAGCAGATTGTTTGTGAGGATAAAACTGTTGGAAATCCTGCCCAAGCTTCAGTTGCAAAGATAGAAACCGcaacagtggtacaagag GAATCAAGTTTAGAATTACCAAAGTCAGATCCAGAAGGTACCAAGGGTTCAGATAATCAGATTTCCAGGGAATTAGAGCCGATTGAAAACACAGAGATAACAAGTTCACCTGTTAAAGAATATGTTCCAATAGATTTGCAGGACAAAGTTGCAGAATCCTCTGAGAAAGCTGAAGTTGAAGATGTCAAAGAGGTTTACCTAAAGGAAGCAGAAGTTGGCCATGGTGGAGACAAAATAACAGACGAATCCAGTGAAGAAATAACCAAGAAGTCTACATCGGTGGAGGATTCAACTGAG ATTAAGGAGCTAAAAGATGAACATGCGGGAGACAAGACAAATGAAACCTCAGAAACCCCAATATtagaaaatcaaaatgaaaag CTCACTGTGGAAACTCTAAAGGACGATGGTTCAAACAACAAATTTAAGAAAGAGATTGTTGAAGAAGATCGAACTGTGAAGGATCAAGAACAAGCGCCAGTTGCCGTGAAAGAAGCCATAACT GTTCCAGGGGAAGCAATTGAGAAGCCTGAAGCAAGAGATTTGCAACCTGAAAAAGCTGGGGTTGATAATGGAGAAGAGAAAACAGATAATTCAGGTGTTGAAATAAAACTGGAACCTGCATCCACAGGTACTGGTAATTTATCATTGTCCGATCTACTCCAACAATCTACAGAAAAGAAAGTGGAGGTGGCTGAACGTGTGATTGAAGAGAGGGAACTTACAGTAAGCAAGGAAGCAGCACCGGTGGAAGCTGCAGGAACTATTCAAGCCAAAGATTTAAAAACTGATGAAGTACCTGAAGGAGAGGAACAGAATAAGACCGACTCTGGCTCGGATGCTCCAGTGATGGTGGAAGCACCGAGAGAAGCTGAAACTAAACCACCCAAGAAATCTCAAAACATACTATCAGGTGTTGGGTCCAAAGTCAAGAACTCAATTTCCAAGGTGAAGAAAGCAATTACTGGTAAATCTTCTCATCCAAAAGAACCAAAAGCAATATCACCAAAGTGA
- the LOC107925994 gene encoding cyclin-dependent protein kinase inhibitor SMR6 — MGFSKKSQVDGVLDSEGKKWVIAGIAIRTSLKLINTKPRGKQSGEDDGEEEEEEACSTTPTSKEARIPEKLPCPPPPRKRRPPLRRHYNGVRDFFTPPDLESVFKLRHVEKPI, encoded by the coding sequence ATGGGGTTTTCGAAAAAATCACAAGTGGATGGAGTACTAGATTCGGAAGGGAAAAAATGGGTAATAGCGGGTATTGCTATACGGACATCATTGAAGCTAATAAACACAAAGCCAAGAGGAAAACAAAGTGGAGAAGATGacggtgaagaagaagaagaagaagcttgtTCAACGACTCCAACTTCAAAAGAAGCAAGAATACCAGAGAAATTACCTTGCCCTCCACCGCCAAGAAAACGCAGGCCTCCTTTAAGACGCCATTATAATGGAGTTAGAGACTTCTTTACACCTCCTGATTTGGAATCAGTTTTCAAGCTCCGCCATGTCGAGAAACCTATTTGA